From Sceloporus undulatus isolate JIND9_A2432 ecotype Alabama chromosome 6, SceUnd_v1.1, whole genome shotgun sequence, one genomic window encodes:
- the CHEK1 gene encoding serine/threonine-protein kinase Chk1 → MSKHYFQSNGDSISFSAGIKRSRVSSGGLSDSPGGFSKHIRSDMDFSPMKGTYSEEKRTYSNSQPEPGTGLSFWDSSPASIDKLVQGISFSQPACPENMLLNSQLLGTPGSSQNPWQRLVKRMTRFFLKLDADQSYEILKEVCDKMGYIWKKGCTNQVTISTTDRRNNKLIFKANLVEMDEKILVDFRLSKGDGLEFKRHFLKIKGKLTDVVSAQKLWLPVT, encoded by the exons ATGTCTAAACATTATTTTCAAAGCAATGGTGACAGCATATCTTTCTCTGCAGGCATAAAACGATCTCGAGTCTCCTCGGGGGGACTTTCTGATTCACCAGGAGGTTTTTCTAAGCACATTCGATCGGATATGGACTTCTCTCCAATGAAAGGCACATACAG TGAAGAAAAAAGGACTTATTCCAATTCCCAGCCAGAACCTGGCACTGGCCTATCCTTTTGGGACAGTAGTCCTGCCAGTATTGACAAGCTAGTACAAGGAATCAGCTTCTCCCAGCCAGCTTGCCCTGAAAACATGCTGCTGAACAGCCAGTTACTTGGCACACCAGGATCTTCCCAG AATCCATGGCAGCGCTTGGTGAAGAGAATGACCAGGTTCTTTTTGAAGTTAGATGCTGATCAGTCGTATGAGATTTTGAAGGAGGTTTGTGATAAGATGGGCTATATCTGGAAGAAAGGCTGCACGAATCAG gtcactataTCAACAACAGACAGGCGAAACAATAAACTGATTTTCAAAGCAAACTTAGTGGAAATGGATGAAAAAATTCTCGTGGACTTCCGTCTCTCTAAG GGTGATGGTTTGGAGTTCAAGAGGCATTTCCTGAAGATCAAGGGGAAACTGACTGATGTTGTTAGTGCACAGAAGTTGTGGCTCCCAGTCACATGA